The Dissulfuribacter thermophilus nucleotide sequence TTCGAGGGAGAAGAACGCAGTAAAGTAACCATACTGGGGATGCTCGTAGGCATTATCAGGCGTTTTTCATGATTGAAGATGCTCACCTCTATGAGGACAGATTCGTAAACCTTGAGGCAGAAAGTGCCTACAGCTTTCTCCACGGCACATATAGGCCGGAAGAACTCGTAAGGGCTATAAAGAGTCTTGGCCAGCGGGCAGTAGGTCTAACAGACAGGTGGAGCATGTATGGATTGGCGGACTTTGTTGTATCCGCGCGAAAAGAGGGAATTCAGCCAATAATTGGGGCAAGGATAATGCTAAAGGACGGTTCATGGCTAAGCCTATATCCCCTTAACAGAAATGGCTTTAAAAATCTAAATGCCATTATTACAAACGGGCTCTTAAGATCTCCTACCCCATTCGTAACATTAAAAGAGCTAAGGGATAAGGCAGACTATCTTATAGCAATTGCAGGCGGACACCTTTCAACGATCAGGGCATTTGCAAGGAAGGGAAATATTGAGGCTGCTGAAAAGGGGCTCTTAGAGCTAAAGTCCATATTTGACCACAATCTCTACCTTTGCCTTTCAAAAAATGTAGAAGATGATCGAGCCACCAACAGACTTTTGAACGAACTAGCAGCGAAACATTCCATTCGGACCATTATATCCAACCCTGTAGTTTACTTAAGAAAGTGTGATGCCTGGCTCCACAGACTGCTCATAAAAATCCAGGTAAAACACCACAAAAGAACAGTAACAGCCCTTGCCGGAGATTCATTTTATCCTCTCACGCTAAAGAAAGCCCTAGAGCTCATCCCCTATGAGAATGCAGCATTAGAAACCATTAAGCTTGCGCAAAGACTAAAGGGATTCAAGATCCTTACAGGCCAATCAGCAATTAGAAGGAATCTGGCACAATATGAGACAGAGAGCGCAAAAGACATATTATGGAGGATGTCTCTTAAAGCATTATCAAGGCGTTACAGTCCATGTGCCCCTGCGTATATCTCAAGGCTATCAAAAGAGATAGAGGTCATATCCCAAAAAGGCCTTTCAAAGATATTTCTTTTAATGAGTGAGATAAAACGGTTCTCAGACTCAAAAGGAATCATTTCCAGTATACGAGGCTCATCAGGAGGGTCCCTTCTCGTTCATCTCCTCCTTGGAGGACCTGACCCCATACGCCACAGGCTCCTTTTTGAGAGATTCATAAACCAGGGAAGAGTCGATATCCCTGATATTGACATGGACTTTGACTCGGAAAGAAGAGACGAAGTCACCCACTGGCTCTTAAACCATGAACCTGAACGCTCTGCTCTCGTTGCCACAATCCATACCTTCAGGCCAAGGAGTGCTGTACGGCTTTTAGCCCGGGCCATGGGATACCCCCTTTATGAGATAGAGAGGCTCACAAAGTGTCTTCCATGGTCACTAAGGGGCATATCCCTTGAAAGGGCCCTTCAACACCTCCCTGAGCTAAAAGACTCCCCTCTTAAGAACGAAAAACACCTCGTCCGTGCAGCAGAACGGCTGGAGGGCCTTCCATTTCAGTCATCTGTGCACCTTGGAGGCGTGGTAGTGGCCCCTGACGATATTCTCTACTGGACTCCCCTCTTTTCTTCCAGAAAGAAATTTCGGGTAACACACCTCGATAAGGATGCAGTAGAGACACTTGGGCTCTTAAAGCTAGACCTCCTAGGCCTAAGGATGCATACAGCCATTAAAAAAGCCCTCGAGTGCATACCTAACCTCAGTAGTCCAGGTGGCCAGACCATCAAAAATATCCCTATAGATGATCGTAAGACCTATGAACTCTTAAGCTCTGGAGACACCCTTGGAGTCTTTCAGCTTGAATCTCCAGGGCAGCGAAACCTTGTTGCAAGACTCCTTCCTGAAAGGTTTGAAGACATAGTAGCTGAAATCTCGCTCTTCAGGCCAGGGCCAGTAAAAAGCGATATGGTGACCAGATACCTAAAAAGGCGACACGGAGAGGAGGCAATAGACTACCTCCACCCAATTCTCGCCCCGATTCTTAAAGAAACATATGGCGTTATCGTGTTTCAGGAACAGGTTCTAGAGATCGTCCATAGGTTTGCAGGCTTTTCATACGACGACGCAGACGCATTTAGACGGGCTATGACAAAAAACCGTTCAAAGCGTGAGATGGAGCGCCTCAAACAGGCCTTTATGGATGGAGCAAAACGCATGGGGCATTCAAAAGAACTTGCGGAAAAGGTCTTCAAGAGGGTATCAGCCTTTGCTGCTTATGGCTTTTGCAAGGCTCATGCAGTGGCTTTTTCTGAAATCACTCTAAAGAGCGCTTACATAAAGGCCCACTACCCAAAAGAGTTTTATATAGGGCTTCTAAATGCAGGCCATGTCGGCTCCTATCCTCCAGGTGTAATCCTGAATGAGGCAAGAAGAAAGGGGATCCCAATCTATCCGCCAAACGTAAATAAGAGCGCTCTAAAATATGCTCCAGAAGGTCCGGGCATACGACTTCCCCTAACAGTCATATACGGTATTGGCCCCAGGATTGCTCAGAGGATAATTGAGGAAAGGGATAGGAACGGGCCGTACTTTGGCATTTACGACTTAAAAGCAAGGACAGGGCTAAATAACGCCGTATTAGATACTCTTTACATTGCCGGTACTATAAAAGGAGCACTTAAAGCCGCATGAATCCCATAGAAACAAACCTTGACTTTCATATATTTGATCTCTGGGTAAATGGTCATCCGCTAGAGTATTTGCGTCCACAGTTAAATGCCCTGGGCTTTTTAAGTAAAAAGGACCTTGAGACCATCCCCAATAATTCAATGGTAAAGGTGGCAGGCGCCCTTGTAATGGTGCATACTCCACCAACACGATCTGGCAAAAGGGTGATGTTTATAACCATAGAAGACGAAACAGGTCTCATTGACCTTGTGGCCTTTGAAGATATTCAAAAGAAGTGGGCAAGAGAAATCTTCACATCTGAAATTTTAGCTGTTGAAGGCATATTGAAAAAAGAGGGCAAGGGGAAAAGGGCTATGTCGATTGTAGTAAAAAGGATCTTTCCCCAAATCCCTTAGTAGCCAAATACCAAAACGATAACAACTTGATTTTGGCTAAATCCTCATATGTTTCTTTCTCACCTTCTCAAAAAGGTCATAGAATATAGGGATATATATAAGGGTCAAAAATGTGGCCACTATGAGTCCTCCTATGGCGACAACCGCAAGCGGAGACAGCCTTTCAAGGCCAAGGGCGCGCTCAGCCGCTATTGGAAGCATTCCCACAATGGTACAGGTGGCAGTCATAAGAATGGGCCTGGTCCTCATCCGAACTGCCTCTTCAATCGCATTCCTGATATTGGCTCCTTTTGCCCTGGCCTGTTCTATGAAATCTATGAGGAGAATGGAATTGTTTACAACAATTCCAGCAAGGAGGATCATGCCCATATTGGCTGGCATACAGGCATGCCTGCCTGCCAGCACAAGCCCCCAAGCAGCCCCTATAAGTGAAAGCGGGATTGCCAGCATTATGGTGACTGGGTTTATCCATGAGCGAAAGGTGGGGACAAGGGTGAAGAAAAGGAGTATGATCGCAAGGCCAAGGGCCTTTCCAAGGCGCTTCCCTGCCTCTTTCATGTTCTTTACCTCACCTTCGTGACTTATTGTGTATCCGGCGGGAAGCGTGAGTCCGCTTAGGGCCTTATCTATCCTTTCCTGAAGATGTGATATGGAAGAAGTTGCCCTATAGCCATAAACACTTATTGTGGGCTGAAGGTCCTGGCGTGTAAACTTTGTCCTCGTATAACTCTTTTTTATAGAGGCCAATTCCCTTAATGGCACTGGCCCATACTTTGATGGAATGTATATCTCACCAATATCCTGGACAGAATCCCTCTTATCCAACGGATACTGTACTCTTATGAGGTAGCCGTCCTCTCCTGGAACCCTTAGCACTGAAGCGGCTTCACCTTTGATGGCGCTTGTAAGCTCTTTTGCGATTTCAGCAGGGCCAAGACCGTAGCGTTTTGCCTTACTTTCGTCAATATCAATTAAGAGCTGAACCTTGTCCATAGTCCATGAACGCGAAACCGTTGTAAGGCCTCGCACTTTCATTAGACGTGCCTTTACTTCGTCTGCAATCCTATCGAGTACCACTGGATCAGGACCTGAAATCATGATATCCACAGGTGCTGCAATGGAAGAAAGTGGTGTGGCGCCAAAGTCATAGACATCAATGCTCTTTAATCCGGGAATATTACTGGTCCTCTCCCTAATGGCATCCTCAATGTCCCATATAGTCTCTTTCCTGTGAAATCTGTCTATAAAATGGACAGTGATTAGTCCCTGTTCTGGGATCCTTCCAGTGCCAAAACTCACTACCCCTGGTTCAGATCCGACGGTAGTGGAGATACTTTCTATACCAGGCATATCCTTTATAACTTCCTCAATGGACTTGGCCACTTCCTCAGTCCTCGTTATAGAGGAGCCAGGAAATGTCTCAAAGGCTATCTTAACAATTCCCGTGTCCATAGGAGGCATGAGATCGCGTCCTGCAAGGGGCATTACAAAACGCATGCTCAGAATAAAAAGGACAATCCCTGGAATTATAAACAGGAGCTTATGACCCAGGGCAAAATTCACAAGGGCCACGAAAAAATCCCTTATGGGATCCACCACATACCTTCCAAAGATCCCCAAGACCATGTCAATCCTGCTCTTTCTGGAGTTGGCCCTAAGAATGTACCTAGTAAAAAGCGGGATGACCGTGACCGATATTATAAAACTTGCAATAAGGGCCAAGGATAAGACAACTGTGAATTGCCTGAGGATCTTCTGAACATAGCCACCAATGAACATGATGGGTACAAGGACTATGATGGTGGTAAATGTCCCAGACCAATCTGCAAGAAAAATTTCACTCACACCGTCAATTATTGATTGGCACAAGGACTTTTTAAGACTGTGATAGTGTCGCTCAATATTTTCAATTACAACTATTGTATCATCGACCAAAAGCCCGACAGCCACAATTACTGCTGTTAGAGTCACTATGTTGAGCTCATAGCCCAGCACATACATACAGGCAAAGGTAAAAAAGTACGTAAAGGGGATAGATATTGCAGCAAGGATAGACATACGGGAATTTGCAAGCATGAGGAAAATAACGCTTACTGTGAGAATGATGGAGTCTCTAAGGGCATCAACCATATTGGAGATGCTAGTCTCGATAAGGCCTTTTTGTGTGTCTACAACTTCAAACCTGATCTCAGGGTACTTTTTCTCAATTTTGGGGAGCGCCGCCTCCACTGCTGCAATGGTTGTTGTGACGTGGCCCTTTTCTGAACGAAGAATATTTAAACCAATGGCAGCCTTGCCATTTCCTCGGAAAAATGACCTACGCTCTGAATAGGAGGTCTTTATATTGGCAATATCACCCAGGTATATCTCTCCTCCGCCCTTGTCTTCACCTACCACGATCTGTTTGAGCTTGGCCTTAGAAAGACGCTCTCCCTGGGTCTTCAAAAGGAGTTCATCGTCTTTTCTGATGATAAGCCCGTTGGGGATGTTCACGTTTTGTGACCTTATGGAAAGGATTACCTCTTCCAGGGAAAGGCCATGGGCATGGAGTCTTGTTGGATCAATTTCCACTGTAATCTCAGGGAAATATCCACCAAACACCTCAACATTTGAGACCTCTGGGATCCTTAGAAACTCCTCTCTTATCTCATTGTCCGCAAGTTGCCTCACCTTCTCAAGGTCAAGTTGGCTATTTTGCCTGGGAACAAGGGCCAGGGTAAAAACTGGGGCAGTTGCATCGCTTACCCTAAAGATCTCTGGAGGACGTATGTCTAGTGGGAGCCTAGATTCAATGCGTTTCAGGGCATTGGCAACGTCTGTAGAGGCGGCATCAAGCCCCTTCTTATACTCAAACTCCACGGAAACCGCTGCCATTTCGTCCTGACTTACAGAACGCACCTTTCTCGCAAGGTCCACTGTAGACAGTTCTTTTTCTACTATACGGGTGACCTTGTCCTCAACGTCTTCGGCTGAGGCTCCAGGCCATGGGATGAGGACAGTTATCACAGGGTAATTCGCATCTGGAAAGAGATTTAAGGGCATGGACCTAAAGGCAATGATGCCCATTGACACTGTGAGCAAGACAATAGAGATGATGAGGTGCGGTTGATCCAGAAATCTCTCGACAATGTTTTTTAGCGCTTGTTTTTTAGTATCCATAATACTTTTTCTAGTGAGAAACCTTTATTTTATCCCCTTCATGTAATCTCAAGAGTGCACTCTCCTGTGCAACCACTACTCGATCACCATCCTTTAACCCTGGTCCTGAAACCACGGCATAATCCTCTCCCTCAAAAAGGACTCGTACTTTTTTGATGTGAACCCTGAGATCATTCCCAATGAGATACAGATAAGACGAATTGGTATTTTCCAAAATGGACCTCAAGGGTACCTTGAACCCATAGACCTCTCCCATCTCAATCCTACAATCTATTACTGCACCCGTGGGAAGGCCAAACGGCTTAGTGGCAACGTCTACTTCGACTATTCCAAGGGTACCCTCGCCTGTTGAAGGATGAATGCGGCTTACATACTGAACAATCTCATTTTTACTATGGCCATTACGTAAGAAAACCCGTGTTCCTTTGAAAACCAAAGGGACCTCATCCTGTGGAATTTTTATCTCAACATAGTAGCCATGGTCTGTGGCCTCCATTTCAAGGACCGTTTTCCCTGGAATTGCGAGATCACCTGGATTCTGGACTCTTTTTGTAATGACCCCGTCGAAAGGGGCAACGAGCCTCGTATAAGATAGAGCCGTACGTGCTGTTTCAAGGGAGGCCTTGAGGGCATTCAACTCTCCTCTAGCAGCATCTAAGGCTTTTTTTGAAATATCAAGGGCTTCCTGACTAATTGCCTTTTCTTTAAAAAGTTTTTCATCTCGTTTGAAGATCTTTTCTTGAGTAACCAGGGCAGTTTTTGCAGCCATGACCCTAGCGGAAAGTTCCTTGATTCTGTCCCTTTCTTCTCTGTCATCAATAAGTACAAGGATATCTCCCTTTTTGACTTCATCGCCCTCCCTACCCCTAACCTCGAGGATGTGTCCAGAGACCCTTGGGGCGATTTCCACTGTGACCTTGGCCCTTATTGTTCCAAGGTAGTATTTTTCAATGGAAAAATTCCCTTCTCTTATGGTAGCGTAATCAACTACGTGGATGGGTTCCTTTGGTGGGGGAATCTGGGATAGTTCCTGTTTTTTCTTTTGGATGAACTTTATACCTCCGACAACAAGCACAACCAGTATCACTAAGAAGATTCCCTTTTTTATGTTGGCCTTGGACATACCTACTCCTTCATCAAGCAAATGGTTTGTCTCACCCAGTACCTGCTAGACAACCACAGACTAATAGAAATTTTTATTCACTCTATTGACTGATTTCATGGTCTATATGGTCCCAGTTGAAAGTGCAAGGTCTGCCCTCGCCCTTTTTAAATCAAAAAGGGCGCGGAGCACATTTGCCCTGGCCTGAAGCCATGCAGATTGGGCAAGCAAAGTGTCTGTAACGGTTCCAGCTCCAGCCTGGTACTTTAGTTCTTCAATGCGGTAGGACTCCTTTGCACTCTTGAGGGCTGCCTTTGCTGCCTCAACCCTCTTTTTTGCCTCGGTAATAGAGGCTATTGCAGATTTTATCTCTCTTTTAGCCAAAAGCCTCGTATGACGTAGTCTTTCTCTTGCAGCGATAACGCGTTCTTTTGCCTCTCTTATCCTTGCAGATATCACTCCGCCGCTAAATATATTGAGCCCAAGGTTAATCCCTGCTGACCAGACCTCCTCAGAGCCTTCAAAACCGCCTCCAGCCCTCCTTCCATAGTCTCCAACTATATCAATAGTCGGCAAATTTAGTCCTTTCTCAAGTCGAACCTTCTTTTCCGCAAGCCTGACCTCTCTCAGGGCTATTTGTACATCTGGTCTATTTTCAACCAAGCTGTCCCAATCACCTTGAATCTCAGGCTCATATAGATCATCTTCGAGGGCTCCTACAACGTCCTCTATCTCTCCAGGATCTCTTCCAATAAGTTGCGAAAGCGTATAAAGCCCCTTTAATATCCCTTGTCTGGTGGAAATCAGTGCCTCTTCCTGGGCCATAACCTGAGTCTCAACTCTCATTACATCTACTGGGGCAAGCCTGCCTACCTT carries:
- the dnaE gene encoding DNA polymerase III subunit alpha, whose protein sequence is MIEDAHLYEDRFVNLEAESAYSFLHGTYRPEELVRAIKSLGQRAVGLTDRWSMYGLADFVVSARKEGIQPIIGARIMLKDGSWLSLYPLNRNGFKNLNAIITNGLLRSPTPFVTLKELRDKADYLIAIAGGHLSTIRAFARKGNIEAAEKGLLELKSIFDHNLYLCLSKNVEDDRATNRLLNELAAKHSIRTIISNPVVYLRKCDAWLHRLLIKIQVKHHKRTVTALAGDSFYPLTLKKALELIPYENAALETIKLAQRLKGFKILTGQSAIRRNLAQYETESAKDILWRMSLKALSRRYSPCAPAYISRLSKEIEVISQKGLSKIFLLMSEIKRFSDSKGIISSIRGSSGGSLLVHLLLGGPDPIRHRLLFERFINQGRVDIPDIDMDFDSERRDEVTHWLLNHEPERSALVATIHTFRPRSAVRLLARAMGYPLYEIERLTKCLPWSLRGISLERALQHLPELKDSPLKNEKHLVRAAERLEGLPFQSSVHLGGVVVAPDDILYWTPLFSSRKKFRVTHLDKDAVETLGLLKLDLLGLRMHTAIKKALECIPNLSSPGGQTIKNIPIDDRKTYELLSSGDTLGVFQLESPGQRNLVARLLPERFEDIVAEISLFRPGPVKSDMVTRYLKRRHGEEAIDYLHPILAPILKETYGVIVFQEQVLEIVHRFAGFSYDDADAFRRAMTKNRSKREMERLKQAFMDGAKRMGHSKELAEKVFKRVSAFAAYGFCKAHAVAFSEITLKSAYIKAHYPKEFYIGLLNAGHVGSYPPGVILNEARRKGIPIYPPNVNKSALKYAPEGPGIRLPLTVIYGIGPRIAQRIIEERDRNGPYFGIYDLKARTGLNNAVLDTLYIAGTIKGALKAA
- a CDS encoding OB-fold nucleic acid binding domain-containing protein — protein: MNPIETNLDFHIFDLWVNGHPLEYLRPQLNALGFLSKKDLETIPNNSMVKVAGALVMVHTPPTRSGKRVMFITIEDETGLIDLVAFEDIQKKWAREIFTSEILAVEGILKKEGKGKRAMSIVVKRIFPQIP
- a CDS encoding efflux RND transporter permease subunit, which codes for MDTKKQALKNIVERFLDQPHLIISIVLLTVSMGIIAFRSMPLNLFPDANYPVITVLIPWPGASAEDVEDKVTRIVEKELSTVDLARKVRSVSQDEMAAVSVEFEYKKGLDAASTDVANALKRIESRLPLDIRPPEIFRVSDATAPVFTLALVPRQNSQLDLEKVRQLADNEIREEFLRIPEVSNVEVFGGYFPEITVEIDPTRLHAHGLSLEEVILSIRSQNVNIPNGLIIRKDDELLLKTQGERLSKAKLKQIVVGEDKGGGEIYLGDIANIKTSYSERRSFFRGNGKAAIGLNILRSEKGHVTTTIAAVEAALPKIEKKYPEIRFEVVDTQKGLIETSISNMVDALRDSIILTVSVIFLMLANSRMSILAAISIPFTYFFTFACMYVLGYELNIVTLTAVIVAVGLLVDDTIVVIENIERHYHSLKKSLCQSIIDGVSEIFLADWSGTFTTIIVLVPIMFIGGYVQKILRQFTVVLSLALIASFIISVTVIPLFTRYILRANSRKSRIDMVLGIFGRYVVDPIRDFFVALVNFALGHKLLFIIPGIVLFILSMRFVMPLAGRDLMPPMDTGIVKIAFETFPGSSITRTEEVAKSIEEVIKDMPGIESISTTVGSEPGVVSFGTGRIPEQGLITVHFIDRFHRKETIWDIEDAIRERTSNIPGLKSIDVYDFGATPLSSIAAPVDIMISGPDPVVLDRIADEVKARLMKVRGLTTVSRSWTMDKVQLLIDIDESKAKRYGLGPAEIAKELTSAIKGEAASVLRVPGEDGYLIRVQYPLDKRDSVQDIGEIYIPSKYGPVPLRELASIKKSYTRTKFTRQDLQPTISVYGYRATSSISHLQERIDKALSGLTLPAGYTISHEGEVKNMKEAGKRLGKALGLAIILLFFTLVPTFRSWINPVTIMLAIPLSLIGAAWGLVLAGRHACMPANMGMILLAGIVVNNSILLIDFIEQARAKGANIRNAIEEAVRMRTRPILMTATCTIVGMLPIAAERALGLERLSPLAVVAIGGLIVATFLTLIYIPIFYDLFEKVRKKHMRI
- a CDS encoding efflux RND transporter periplasmic adaptor subunit gives rise to the protein MSKANIKKGIFLVILVVLVVGGIKFIQKKKQELSQIPPPKEPIHVVDYATIREGNFSIEKYYLGTIRAKVTVEIAPRVSGHILEVRGREGDEVKKGDILVLIDDREERDRIKELSARVMAAKTALVTQEKIFKRDEKLFKEKAISQEALDISKKALDAARGELNALKASLETARTALSYTRLVAPFDGVITKRVQNPGDLAIPGKTVLEMEATDHGYYVEIKIPQDEVPLVFKGTRVFLRNGHSKNEIVQYVSRIHPSTGEGTLGIVEVDVATKPFGLPTGAVIDCRIEMGEVYGFKVPLRSILENTNSSYLYLIGNDLRVHIKKVRVLFEGEDYAVVSGPGLKDGDRVVVAQESALLRLHEGDKIKVSH
- a CDS encoding TolC family protein, yielding MKSFMCWCIFYVLTIVFNLSFSSEAGAKEGISLKQAIEIALKESPLLKSRSSEVRATKAMLGAAKGALLPRIDAYTSYFRFSDPQVVVPIKSFHGAIPEFSRDQYRVGIGIKIPIFVGGRLRTQVDLSEISALISREQLNLTREQLIYNITNVYNEILFLKGLGEAQNETLMALKRLLDDSRSKLKVGRLAPVDVMRVETQVMAQEEALISTRQGILKGLYTLSQLIGRDPGEIEDVVGALEDDLYEPEIQGDWDSLVENRPDVQIALREVRLAEKKVRLEKGLNLPTIDIVGDYGRRAGGGFEGSEEVWSAGINLGLNIFSGGVISARIREAKERVIAARERLRHTRLLAKREIKSAIASITEAKKRVEAAKAALKSAKESYRIEELKYQAGAGTVTDTLLAQSAWLQARANVLRALFDLKRARADLALSTGTI